In the genome of Paenibacillus pabuli, the window ATACCCAAATGCCACAATGATGGAAGCATGGTCGGAGTACATCTCATACAGATTTCTCCCTATCGTCTCAAGCCGATTCAGTGAATCTTTGATCTCAGCAGCAAACACACCAATTCTTTCTTCAGCATCTATAAAAGGTTCATACAAATGATCACCGGCAAAATGCTGTACCCACGACATAACATCCTCTTTGCCAGTATCCGTCTCAATCAAAAGACAGGCCATGTTCTCATGACCTTCCATTTGCAGTATGCTCTCCACTTCCGCTTGCAGTTCACTGCTGTCTTCGCCCTGAAACAGCCGGTTGAACAAACCATTTACATACAAGGCACGCTCGTGTTGATGCAATTTCTCTGAAGCACGCTCATTTTTAATTTTACTACTCATCTGCTCTAATATGGTTTCTATCTCAAACTCATCAATGGGTTTGAGCAAATAATCCTCAACACGCTGTTCCAGTGCTGTTTTCGCATATTCAAAGTTATCGTATCCGCTTAGTATGATGAATCGCGGCGGTTTGGCCAGTTTCTGTATAGAACGGTCAATTAGCTCAAGTCCACTTACAGAAGGCATATGAATATCTGTAAACACCAGATCTGGCTGAAGATCCTCAATAATGTCCCAAGCGGTGTTTCCATTCTCAGCCTCTCCACAGATTTGAAAACCGTATTTGTTCCAATCTACCATGATTCTTAAACCTTCCAGCACCCATGGCTCATCATCCACCAACAAAACATTCATCATTCTGTTTCCCCCCGTTAATAGTGGTGAGTATGCTGCTTTGCCTCGGACACAAACATTGAACATTGCACACCGAAAAAGTGCACCTATTTAATTATTTAGAGCTTTCAGCTCTTATACAATAGACAATACTTGATTTAGTATCCAAAGCTTTACCTCTTTTATAGCGTATTGGTGTAGTCCTCATTTTACGACTGCCTTTGATCAGCAACGGATCTAATCTCTATGAGCAAGGATATTAATTAACTTACCAAATGGATCGCGGACATAGAATCTGCGAACTCCCCAAGGCTCATCAGTAAGTTCATATTCTATTGTATAACCAGCACTTTTCATACGTTCGTACACTAAATCCACATCATCAACTTCAATTGAGAGGTCAGGTGTAGATGTATTGGAGCCACCTTGTGTAGCAATATTTATTTGAACGCTATCCTCTCCAATTAATCCATAAGTTTCAATCCAACCATGATTCATCAATAAATCAAGTTCGAGCACGTCCTGATAAAAGTTCTTTGCTGCTGGAACGTTTTGCGTATTAATGTTGGTGACAATTCGTTTCACCCTCATTTGCAGAACCTCGATTCAATTAGTATATTTCCCCACTAAAGAAGCCTCGCCCTTATTTCACATTATCATCTAGTACTATGTTATTCAATCGAATTGAACCGTAAAAAACCTTGGATCGCCACTGTTTCAAGGGAGCCAAGGTCTTTTGGATTTTGTTATTAATTTCATTTAAAAAAGCTGCAGCTATTGTGATTCAAGAATGTATCGGTTCCATTTCTGCTGCCAGGCGATATCGTTCCAGAAGGGATGATGCGGTGCACAGTTAGAGCATAAAGTCATTCCCCAGAATCCAAGAGCCATGCCTTTACGCAGCGAGTATTCTGCAATAAATTTCCCGACAGGCCCTTCCTCGAATCCCGTTAACAGCGGTGTATAACCCACATAACCTTCTCCAATAACGACCGGTAACTTGGCATGAACAGCCCATTCGTGAGCTTCCTCCAAACGCATATCTGCCTTTTGCAGCATAGCCAGCTTATGTTTACTATAATTATCGTATAAAAAAAGATCCCACTTATCCGGCTCCGCCCAATCATGCATATAGAGCAGTCTTAACCCTACCGGATTTCCTTCCATCCTCCATTCTTGGCCGGGCGGCAGCGAATACTCTTCAAATGGAGGCGCATCCTTCCGCAGGAGTGATTGGACGAAGGCGCCGGGAAAAGGTGACTGCTCATCATCGAGCCCTGCCGCTTCGGTTAGTTCATTCAACACCCCTTTGATATACAGATGGAAATGTGCAACCTGTAAATTTCCCGCCACATAACATTTGGGATAGGCTTCATTTAGTGTATAGCTTGCGGTCATTAGGATGTCAGGGTGACTCCCTCTAAGAAAACTGACGGCCTCTTCAATATAAGGCTGCATGGCTTCCACCATAGCCGGCACATTGGACGTGGCAATGCCTTGAGCAGTTCCTATGGCGGTCAGTTGTCCAAACTCCACCTCATTATGCAGCTCCGCGTAGACGATCTGTTTGTCGTATCCTTCCGCTTTAATATACCGGATAAGCTGGTCCATGGACCTGGCAATAGCCATAAACCGATTCTCCGGGGCGATGGCAGCCAGTTCGTCGCGCAGCGCGGGAAAGGCCAGAAAGCTGGGGCTTTGCTGATATTCCCACGAAGACAGCATGATATAACAACCATGGGCCTTGGCCTGTTTGAACAATTCCAGCAAATGCGCATGTCCGTCCAACTCAGCGCCGCCTCGGCAGTTGTACCAGCGTGTCCGCTGTCCGATCTCTCCAAGGCTTCCAAAGTGTAACGGGCCCTGCCGCTTGCCTTCCGCCGTGAACAATAAAAAGGGCATCGCACAGATTCGAATCGTATTGTAGCCTCTCTCCACCGCTTCCTTAAATCTAGCCTCAAGGTCGCTATAGGGCTCACCCGGTAAGGTCATGGTGTACCAGGAGAAATCCCACATCGTAATAGTCAGTTTGTGCGGTAAATGGTTTAGTGATGAACTCATACTATGCCCCCTATTATTTGGTTATCGCCAGTTCATAAACCGGAACCGCACGGACAGTAGCAATATCGGCAATCAGTTCTGCAGCTGTCTCGTTCCATCCGGCCATCGTCGTATTGCTATTCACGACAGTCCCTTTGCGGATCGGCGATATATAGAGATACATCCCCTTTTCAAGCAGCCGCTCTTCAAATCGCTTAAGTCCAATCTCCCATGTCGTGTTGTTGCAGAAATTATCGTTAATCAGATCTCCGTCAATGAAGGCATAACCGATATCGCCGGAATAGTCGATTTGCAGCAAGGCTTCTTTAACACCGTCCAGTGCTCCGGCTGCAAATTCCAGAACCGCCCGTTCATTCTTGACTTTCGTCCATGTAAAAGCGATCTCTTTCCTGGGAATAAGCAGATTGTAGGTCTTAAATAACCCGTCTATCCTGGTACTCGCCAGCTTTCCGCCAGAGACGGAGCCTAAACCTTCGTCGAAATCAGGGAAAATGCTCAGCGTGATTTCCTCCTGATTGGTTGATTCCAGCTTGATCTCATCCCCTGAAACAAGCAGATTGGCATCCGTAAATATGATACGCTGCTTCCCGCGGACATTGGCCTTCCAGAACCCGAGGCTTTGCTCGTCCGTCATGGTATAGATCACAATCTTCTTGCCTGCCGCGGATACGAGCCGAACGATCGTGGAAGCCTGCTCTTCTACTTCAATAATCGTCATATCGCCCAGTTGCAAGGCACTTCCGCCGTCGGCCTCTACGCTCGTTACATCGTCACTTGCCAACGCATAGCTGCCCTTCATCCCTTCAGGCACAAAGAAGAAGTAATACACTTCATCCCCCACCTCCAGCTTGGTGATCAGCTGTGCAGTAGCATATTTCAGCGTGATTCCGGCCAGATCGAAGTTATACGGCAGAATAGCAAAGCTCCCACTGCCCAGCGTGAGCTCCCCTTGAGCCGGAATGGTGACCGTCTCACCTGGAAGCTCAATGCTGACGTTCATGTCTCGCAAATCGTGATTATCCACATGATCCTGGAAATTGTTCAGGAACAGGAAGCCGGAGCCCTCATGCGAACGGACCGCATAGCGCAATTCACTCACATCGTACGGATCTTGCCCGGAAGTGTCTCCCGGCAGAACCGTCTTGGTCAAGGCGAATTGATTCTGGAACTCCGTAAAGAAATAATGCTGCAGCTTTGTCCGCCTATACGATTCGCGCACCTGTCCGTGTTCGCCAATCATGGCGTTGAAATCGTAAGAGATTTTTGGTGTTGCCAGATCGTTTGTGAAGGGGTTAATTTTGCCTTTCGGATTGCTTCCCCCGTGGTACATATAGTATCCGAGCATATTACAGCCTTCGGCCGTCTTCATGATGGACATGGCTGGAACGCTATGATATGGAAACTCGAACCGGTATTTATAGAACTGGACCATCCCGCCGCCCATTTCACAGCAAGCGTAAGGATAATCCTCAGGGTTATAAAACGGCTCGAAGTTGTAACTCTTGGGAATGGCGTTATTATGTTTATCCCGGAAAATGTACTCGGGTGTTGCCGGATGCTCCTTGATGCCCTCCAAACGGTCATTTTCATAATAAATCCAAGGCCAATAGGCATAGCCGCCCCATAACGGCAGCATATCAGGTACAGGTGTTGTAGCACCGCCCCATCCTGTACATGTATAGATAGGCGTATCTATTCCAGTTTCAATCGCCATGTCCCTCAACCGCAGCATATGCTCATTGCCGCCACTGCCTCCGTTAAGCCACATATTGTTAATGCCAGTCGTCAGACCCCACTGTGCCGAAGAATGGTTATGCTCATTCTCGATTTGAGTGCCGATGATCGGACCTCCGTCTTTATACAGTAAACCCTTCACCTGTAAGCTGATTTCTGCATAAAGCCTCCGCACATACATCATATAACCTTCATCATTGGAACGGACCTCGAACGGACGGCCGAACAACCAATCCGGCATGCCCCCATTGCGCATTTCCCCATGACAAAAGGGGCCGATTCGGACCATGACATACAGATCATGCTGATCACACAGCTGAATAAACCGGCGTAAGTCTTTATTTCCTTCCCATTCAAACACGCCTTCCGCTTCCTCGTGCAGATTCCAGAAAATATAGGTAGTGACGATGTTAACGCCGCCCATTTTCATCTTAATAATCTCATCTTCCCAGTATCGTTCCTCGTAACGGGAGAAATGGAACTCTCCGCACACGCCAAAGAACGGCTCACCGTTCTTCTCCATATAGTAGTTCGTAAAACTGATTTGCTCACCGGAAGGGTTCACGCCGCCAAGCTTGATATGTCCTGCAAAAATATTCTTTTTGTCATCGCTTACAGCAATGCGGTAGTTCTTCATAAAGGTAGCCCCTCCTCAGTTCAATTCATGTTCAAGTATACCCCCTGTGTAATGTAATCCTGTTCGATCAGATCACTTCTGCAGCGCATAAACGGTGATGAATAACCGCCCCTTGATGATTAGGTTCCATTTCGAGCACTATATCAAGTTCAGTTTTTGCTTCTGCACCGCGTTCAAGCCCCAGAAGTCCAAGGCCCCTCATGTACCTGCAATGGATGACATTGCGCCGGTTAAGGTCATCCTCAAACACCAGAAAGTCCGGCAAAGATACGGCAAAGTAATCCATTTTGATGTCGTCAAAAATATGCTTTTCAGCATAATCAATCAGTATATTAAAACGACGCTTGGCTTCTTTCCTGTTACGGAGCTTCAACCAGGCCAATCCTTGGTAGAAGATCATTTCCGGCGGTTGATCATTGTAGAACAACGAACTTGTCGGCTCATCCAGACCCTGTGAAGCTATGGTGTAACTGGCGATGGCTTCTGATTCCCGTTGCAAACCTTCGTAAGCCAAACCAAGATAATAATAAATATTGTTCTCCTGAGTTCCTTCCAACTTCCCTTCACCCAGATTCAGCGGATATACGAGCGCTTGTTGCAAATGCTGAGCTGCTGCCTCATAATGACCGTTTTGCAGCGCTAGTTTGCCAAGCTCGGTATGAGCCAACTTATATTGCTCGGTCACTTTCCCCTCTCCACCTTCCCAGGGATGGAAATTACGTAGAGACAGTGCAGCGATAGCCTCTTCATAACGTTCAAGATTGTTTAGCAGGGTTACGTACTCCACATACAGATCATCCCGCTTCTCAACCATATCTCGCCGCTCTTCAAGAATATGGAGACGTTGGTCTGCTGACCACGCAAGCTTCTTGCGCAGCTGATCCAGTTCAAAGAAAATACGTCCATCATCCGGTGCACAAGCAAAGGCCAGCTCGAACGAAGCCAGGGCCGCTTGCGGATTATTTTGCTTGTTGTAATAAGCCAACCCCAAATTGCGGTGAACTGTCGGATAATCATCTCTCAGCGCACGTGACTGCTCCCAGCTCGCAATTGCATCGATTGGCCGCTTCTTATCATAATAGAAGTTTCCGAGATAGTAATAAGCTTTGTCGTCCTCCGGATTAGCCTGAACTGCGCTTGTCAGCAGATCAAGTTCAAACAATGTGTTCGGAAAACAATAGGTTGGATTGGCCAATTGTCCCTTACGACGAGCTTCATAAGCATGTTCATGTTGTCCGGTACGTTCATATAATTCAGCGAGTGCATAATGCAGCATCGGATAAACGGAATTCCCCTGAGTGACTATTCTTTCACCTACTGCAATGGCTTCTTCATAGAAACCGCTGTTCATATAATCTGCGATGACATTCAAATAATTGTGAGCATCATTTCTCATCAATTGCTGCATCTCATCGAAAATACCTTGCGCAGCAATGTTATCTCCCATGGATACATGGGCGAGCCCCAACTCATGATAAGCTCCAAAATCCGCGACATCCAATTTCAAAGTACTAATCGCATAGGCCTTTGCTTTATCTACCAGTCCAAGCTTGCGCAGCAATGCGGCTTTCAGATTACGTGCTTTATAGTTACGTAAATTACGGATGAGTGAATGCTCAATCTGCTCCAGTGCCTCGGCATACTGGCCTTTCAAGCTGGAAATCTGGGCAAGAGAGAAGTACCCTGCATCCTGCCACGCTGCCGACCATACCGATTTGTGGAAAGCAGAAAAAGCTTCATCCAAACGGCCTTGACCATAAAGGGCTACTCCCAGCTGATAGTAGGCTTCACTGTCATATGGGTTTGGATTGCGCCAGGTCAAACGCTCGATCGCTTTGCGGAAATACTGCTCGCTATCTATATATAATCCGCGGCGAAGAAGTAATGTTCCATAAGCTACATTCAACCGGATATCGCCGTTGTCCCGCTTCAAGCCTTCCAGATAGTAGGCTTCGGGCTCAAACGTAGCATGACGATATTGCTCCAGATGCTGGCCAGCCAGATACAGTTCTTCGGCAGAACGCAGTTCTTCTGGTGCGGCCAGTGGTCTAGCAGCTTCAGGGACGCGCTCAATATCCGGACGTTTCGGTTGATAGGAGACAAGTAACCTTCCTTCCCTATTTCGGACAGAAAGCTTCAAATCATACTCCTGCTCCTTACTCTTCAGCGGTATAACCTTCTGATATACCTCTACCGGAGACAATTCAACAGTGTCCTGCAGATACCGGGTGGCTGCTCCGCTCAGCTCCACAACGGCATGTTCAAGTTTAGATGTTGCATATACCTTGATCACTGCCTCTCCGGTTTCAGCATCAACCTCCAGGTTCACGGCCGCTTCAATGGAGGCATTTTTTACGGCACCGATGTTTTTGTAAGGCATGAAATACTGGGTAAATGTCTTCTCCTCATAAGGCTGAAGCCAAGTGAAGTCTGGCTGATTGTCTGTGTACACTCCAGTCATGAGTTCAATGTACGGGCCATCTTCATCCGTCAATTGACGGTCCCATGCTTGGCCGAAATCTCCATTTCCCCAAGTCCACTGTTTCTTGCCGGGAGAAATATGATGATTCGCTACATGCAGCAATCCGGCCTCTACGCCGTAATCATATGCACCAACGAAATTATAATCGGATTTATAAGCCATATACGAAGTCGGAACCGGAATATTCTTGTACCGGGAAATATCTACGCCTTCCGAATAATCCTGTTTGTAATAGGTTCCGGTAGCGATAGGGAAACGCGAAACATCCCTTTTGCCATGATCAAATACAGCTGTTACATCTGGAGGAAACACGGATTGCGTATTCTCATTAACCGCTACAGCTGGATTCGCCCACCACAAGAAGGTCTGCGGCTCAGGTGTTCGGTTGTATAATTGTGCATTAATCTCCAGGTAGGCCTTGTCTGGATAGAGCTTAAAGGCAACTGTGACTTTCGTACCGTACATCCGGTCAATTTCACTTACCCATACTGCAGCACTGCCATCTTCCGTTGCAGCGAATTTGTATTCAACCGGACCGAACGTATTCGGGCGATGGTGCTGGGGCCAGTTAAATTCAATTCCTCCGGAGATCCAAGGGCCTGCAAGGCCCACCAGCGCAGGCTTAATGACGCGGTTATAATAGACGAAGTCGTAATTGTTGGTCTTGTCAAGCGCACGATAGATTCTGCCACCGATTTCCGGCATGATCTCAATACGGATATATTGATTTTCCAAAATAACCAATTTGTAATTTTTATCATGCTTCACATCCGAGATACGCTCAATCACCGGATGCGGATACACACGGCCGGAACTTCCCTGATATACTCTTTTCTCCAGAAACATAGGATTGGGGTCAGCTTCACCCGCCTCATATGTAGGTATCAACACGCTCGTTTCCCACACTTGTACCTGACTGGATTTGGTTGGATCTGCCTCCAGCGTATGATCCACAGTCTCATGATTCATGTTAGAACTGCCTCCCTTGTCTTGATTCTTGATAGTTATACTGTATATTCTGAAAAGGAAGGTTCCAATTGACGAAATGCGGGAAGTGATGGATTATATTCTTATTCTGATTATGAATTACGGAGGTAACTCGAATGAGTCCTGGTCAAATACGCAAGCCTGAAGGATTT includes:
- a CDS encoding beta-galactosidase, which codes for MKNYRIAVSDDKKNIFAGHIKLGGVNPSGEQISFTNYYMEKNGEPFFGVCGEFHFSRYEERYWEDEIIKMKMGGVNIVTTYIFWNLHEEAEGVFEWEGNKDLRRFIQLCDQHDLYVMVRIGPFCHGEMRNGGMPDWLFGRPFEVRSNDEGYMMYVRRLYAEISLQVKGLLYKDGGPIIGTQIENEHNHSSAQWGLTTGINNMWLNGGSGGNEHMLRLRDMAIETGIDTPIYTCTGWGGATTPVPDMLPLWGGYAYWPWIYYENDRLEGIKEHPATPEYIFRDKHNNAIPKSYNFEPFYNPEDYPYACCEMGGGMVQFYKYRFEFPYHSVPAMSIMKTAEGCNMLGYYMYHGGSNPKGKINPFTNDLATPKISYDFNAMIGEHGQVRESYRRTKLQHYFFTEFQNQFALTKTVLPGDTSGQDPYDVSELRYAVRSHEGSGFLFLNNFQDHVDNHDLRDMNVSIELPGETVTIPAQGELTLGSGSFAILPYNFDLAGITLKYATAQLITKLEVGDEVYYFFFVPEGMKGSYALASDDVTSVEADGGSALQLGDMTIIEVEEQASTIVRLVSAAGKKIVIYTMTDEQSLGFWKANVRGKQRIIFTDANLLVSGDEIKLESTNQEEITLSIFPDFDEGLGSVSGGKLASTRIDGLFKTYNLLIPRKEIAFTWTKVKNERAVLEFAAGALDGVKEALLQIDYSGDIGYAFIDGDLINDNFCNNTTWEIGLKRFEERLLEKGMYLYISPIRKGTVVNSNTTMAGWNETAAELIADIATVRAVPVYELAITK
- a CDS encoding cellulase-like family protein; translated protein: MSSSLNHLPHKLTITMWDFSWYTMTLPGEPYSDLEARFKEAVERGYNTIRICAMPFLLFTAEGKRQGPLHFGSLGEIGQRTRWYNCRGGAELDGHAHLLELFKQAKAHGCYIMLSSWEYQQSPSFLAFPALRDELAAIAPENRFMAIARSMDQLIRYIKAEGYDKQIVYAELHNEVEFGQLTAIGTAQGIATSNVPAMVEAMQPYIEEAVSFLRGSHPDILMTASYTLNEAYPKCYVAGNLQVAHFHLYIKGVLNELTEAAGLDDEQSPFPGAFVQSLLRKDAPPFEEYSLPPGQEWRMEGNPVGLRLLYMHDWAEPDKWDLFLYDNYSKHKLAMLQKADMRLEEAHEWAVHAKLPVVIGEGYVGYTPLLTGFEEGPVGKFIAEYSLRKGMALGFWGMTLCSNCAPHHPFWNDIAWQQKWNRYILESQ
- a CDS encoding DUF5107 domain-containing protein, which gives rise to MNHETVDHTLEADPTKSSQVQVWETSVLIPTYEAGEADPNPMFLEKRVYQGSSGRVYPHPVIERISDVKHDKNYKLVILENQYIRIEIMPEIGGRIYRALDKTNNYDFVYYNRVIKPALVGLAGPWISGGIEFNWPQHHRPNTFGPVEYKFAATEDGSAAVWVSEIDRMYGTKVTVAFKLYPDKAYLEINAQLYNRTPEPQTFLWWANPAVAVNENTQSVFPPDVTAVFDHGKRDVSRFPIATGTYYKQDYSEGVDISRYKNIPVPTSYMAYKSDYNFVGAYDYGVEAGLLHVANHHISPGKKQWTWGNGDFGQAWDRQLTDEDGPYIELMTGVYTDNQPDFTWLQPYEEKTFTQYFMPYKNIGAVKNASIEAAVNLEVDAETGEAVIKVYATSKLEHAVVELSGAATRYLQDTVELSPVEVYQKVIPLKSKEQEYDLKLSVRNREGRLLVSYQPKRPDIERVPEAARPLAAPEELRSAEELYLAGQHLEQYRHATFEPEAYYLEGLKRDNGDIRLNVAYGTLLLRRGLYIDSEQYFRKAIERLTWRNPNPYDSEAYYQLGVALYGQGRLDEAFSAFHKSVWSAAWQDAGYFSLAQISSLKGQYAEALEQIEHSLIRNLRNYKARNLKAALLRKLGLVDKAKAYAISTLKLDVADFGAYHELGLAHVSMGDNIAAQGIFDEMQQLMRNDAHNYLNVIADYMNSGFYEEAIAVGERIVTQGNSVYPMLHYALAELYERTGQHEHAYEARRKGQLANPTYCFPNTLFELDLLTSAVQANPEDDKAYYYLGNFYYDKKRPIDAIASWEQSRALRDDYPTVHRNLGLAYYNKQNNPQAALASFELAFACAPDDGRIFFELDQLRKKLAWSADQRLHILEERRDMVEKRDDLYVEYVTLLNNLERYEEAIAALSLRNFHPWEGGEGKVTEQYKLAHTELGKLALQNGHYEAAAQHLQQALVYPLNLGEGKLEGTQENNIYYYLGLAYEGLQRESEAIASYTIASQGLDEPTSSLFYNDQPPEMIFYQGLAWLKLRNRKEAKRRFNILIDYAEKHIFDDIKMDYFAVSLPDFLVFEDDLNRRNVIHCRYMRGLGLLGLERGAEAKTELDIVLEMEPNHQGAVIHHRLCAAEVI
- a CDS encoding VOC family protein is translated as MRVKRIVTNINTQNVPAAKNFYQDVLELDLLMNHGWIETYGLIGEDSVQINIATQGGSNTSTPDLSIEVDDVDLVYERMKSAGYTIEYELTDEPWGVRRFYVRDPFGKLINILAHRD